A single region of the Epinephelus fuscoguttatus linkage group LG14, E.fuscoguttatus.final_Chr_v1 genome encodes:
- the atg14 gene encoding beclin 1-associated autophagy-related key regulator, with protein sequence MASSAGLPPLGPDRAASSSGPHSGGRPPHRPHHPHPAHSTPGCVMVESVDDAEGLYVAVERCPLCSTSRRRLTCARCVQAGDFVYFDGRNTERYIEKLERLKKLKEEKEQLQQKVIQDMSRKLQADEMKWKIMSCKMKIEQLKEAVAGGNEEVKSDKDLLLRSQEESQRLQRRAGRHQEKRDKIERHNRRLGDLLERRSRELQSRLSQLAALRREHILELTTHIFPTQEEKQGSRDPADVVAECDPALTSSTVSELAEARRTTYLSGRWIWDDQNGETSISITGPPVTLPSNGDCSAYYSWVEEKSTNQGPELDHINPAHTISAALCYATQLVTILSHILDVNLPKKLCNSEFCGENLSRYRFTRALSKLNTNILHLCFSQHVDSEKLHPHHTLRNIMFLVSPDNDNLGRTGPFEVSADLEESMEFVEPEAAGPAEESGDEAVTDEETDLGTDWETVPSPRFCDIPSQSMDLSQSALQVSQPSANTGGMISSAAASVTSWFRAYTGQR encoded by the exons ATGGCGTCCTCAGCGGGGCTCCCACCGCTCGGCCCGGACCGTGCTGCCTCATCCTCCGGCCCTCACTCCGGTGGGAGGCCGCCTCACCGCCCCCATCACCCCCATCCGGCTCACTCCACCCCGGGCTGTGTGATGGTGGAGTCGGTGGACGACGCGGAGGGTCTGTACGTAGCGGTGGAGCGGTGCCCCCTGTGCAGCACCTCCCGCCGCAGGCTGACCTGTGCCCGGTGCGTCCAGGCCGGGGACTTCGTGTACTTCGACGGGAGGAACACTGAGAG atacattgaaaagtTGGAGCGGCTGAAGAAGCTGAAGGAGGAAAAGGAGCAGCTGCAACAGAA AGTCATCCAGGACATGAGCAGGAAGCTGCAGGCTGATGAGATG AAATGGAAGATCATGTCGTGTAAGATGAAGATCGAGCAGCTGAAGGAGGCGGTCGCCGGGGGCAACGAAGAGGTGAAGAGCG ATAAAGATCTCCTCCTGCGCTCTCAGGAGGAGAGCCAGCGGCTGCAGCGTCGGGCCGGCCGTCACCAGGAGAAACGGGATAAGATCGAGCGTCACAACCGTCGTCTGGGAGATCTGCTGGAGAGACGCAGCCGGGAGCTGCAGAGCCGACTGAGCCAGCTGGCGGCTCTGAGACGAGAGCACATCCTGGAGCTCACCACGCACATCTTTCCCACACAGGAGGAGAAGCAGGGCAGCAG AGACCCCGCAGATGTGGTGGCAGAGTGTGACCCCGCGCTGACCTCCAGTACGGTGAGTGAGCTGGCTGAAGCCCGGAGGACCACCTATCTGTCGGGGCGCTGGATCTGGGACGACCAGAATGGAGAGACCAGCATCAGCATCACGGGGCCTCCTGTCACCCTGCCCAGCAATGGGGACTGCTCTGCCTACTACAGCTGGGTGGAGGAGAAGAGCACCAATCAGGGCCCag AGTTGGACCACATCAACCCGGCCCACACCATCAGCGCTGCTCTCTGCTACGCCACACAGCTCGTCACCATCCTGTCTCACATCCTGGACGTCAACCTGCCCAAGAAGCTCTGCAACAG TGAGTTCTGTGGAGAGAATCTGAGCAGATATCGCTTCACCAGAGCTCTGAGCAAACTCAACACCAACATCCTCCACCTCTGCTTCTCTCAG catGTAGACAGTGAGAAGCTCCACCCTCATCACACTCTGAGGAACATCATGTTTCTGGTTTCCCCCGACAACGACAACCTGGGCAG AACGGGTCCATTTGAGGTGAGTGCTGACCTGGAGGAGTCGATGGAGTTTGTGGAGCCAGAGGCAGCTGGGCCGGCGGAGGAGAGCGGAGACGAGGCGGTGACCGACGAAGAGACGGACCTGGGGACGGACTGGGAGACGGTGCCCAGTCCACGATTCTGTGACATCCCATCACAG tcCATGGATCTTTCCCAGAGTGCATTGCAGGTCTCTCAGCCCTCTGCTAACACAGGAGGGATGATCtcgtctgctgctgcctccgtCACCTCCTGGTTCAGAGCGTACACTGGCCAGCGCTGA
- the tbpl2 gene encoding TATA box-binding protein-like 2 isoform X1 codes for MDESALERYFDDSIANDSGFILGEELPLQSHASSPSVKAGPSGELGEELDLSFLPDDLSTQDEPSRQDDTAGSQSAALDLSQDSAVGLDYSPKVAAAAAAGPQQGTSMSGLVASPFCPMTPMTPVTPVTPVTERSGIIPQLQNIVSTVNLGCPLDLKFIALQARNAEYNPKRFAAVIMRIREPRTTALIFSSGKMVCTGAKSEEQSRLAARKYARVVQKLGFSARFLDFKIQNMVASCDVCFPIRLEGLVLTHQQFSSYEPELFPGLIYRMVKPRIVLLIFVSGKVVLTGAKERAEIYEAFENIYPILKGFRKQ; via the exons ATGGATGAGTCGGCGTTGGAGCGTTACTTTGATGACTCCATTGCAAAT gACTCCGGCTTCATTTTGGGGGAGGAGCTGCCCCTCCAGAGCCATGCCTCTTCCCCGTCGGTGAAGGCAGGGCCAAGCGGGGAGCTGGGGGAGGAGCTCGACCTCAGCTTCCTACCTGATGACCTCAGCACGCAGGATGAGCCAAGTCGTCAAGATGACACAG CTGgcagtcagtctgcagctctgGACCTGTCTCAGGACAGCGCCGTCGGTCTGGACTACAGTCCCAAGgttgccgcagcagcagcagctggcccCCAACAGGGGACGTCCATGTCCGGGCTGGTTGCCTCCCCCTTCTGTCCCATGACGCCTATGACCCCCGTGACCCCCGTGACCCCTGTGACTGAGAGGTCAGGAATCATCCCACAGTTACA GAACATCGTCTCCACAGTGAACCTGGGTTGTCCTCTGGACCTGAAGTTTATCGCTCTACAAGCCAGAAATGCAGAGTACAACCCAAAG CGATTTGCAGCAGTCATCATGAGGATCAGAGAACCTCGAACCACTGCGCTGATCTTCAGCTCCGGGAAGATGGTCTGCACAGGAGCCAAAAGTGAGGAGCAGTCACGTCTGGCAGCCAGGAAGTACGCTCGGGTGGTGCAGAAACTCGGTTTCTCTGCCCGCTTCCTGGACTTTAAGATCCAGAACATGGTGGCCAGCTGCGACGTCTGCTTCCCCATCAGACTGGAGGGACTAGTCCTGACACACCAACAGTTCAGCAG TTATGAACCAGAGCTGTTTCCAGGCCTCATCTACCGAATGGTGAAGCCTCGCATCGTACTGCTAATCTTTGTGTCGGGGAAAGTGGTTCTGACCG GAGCTAAAGAACGGGCTGAGATCTACGAAGCGTTTGAGAACATTTATCCGATCCTGAAAGGCTTCAGGAAACAGTGA
- the tbpl2 gene encoding TATA box-binding protein-like 2 isoform X2, whose amino-acid sequence MDESALERYFDDSIANDSGFILGEELPLQSHASSPSVKAGPSGELGEELDLSFLPDDLSTQDEPSRQDDTAGSQSAALDLSQDSAVGLDYSPKVAAAAAAGPQQGTSMSGLVASPFCPMTPMTPVTPVTPVTERSGIIPQLQNIVSTVNLGCPLDLKFIALQARNAEYNPKRFAAVIMRIREPRTTALIFSSGKMVCTGAKSEEQSRLAARKYARVVQKLGFSARFLDFKIQNMVASCDVCFPIRLEGLVLTHQQFSR is encoded by the exons ATGGATGAGTCGGCGTTGGAGCGTTACTTTGATGACTCCATTGCAAAT gACTCCGGCTTCATTTTGGGGGAGGAGCTGCCCCTCCAGAGCCATGCCTCTTCCCCGTCGGTGAAGGCAGGGCCAAGCGGGGAGCTGGGGGAGGAGCTCGACCTCAGCTTCCTACCTGATGACCTCAGCACGCAGGATGAGCCAAGTCGTCAAGATGACACAG CTGgcagtcagtctgcagctctgGACCTGTCTCAGGACAGCGCCGTCGGTCTGGACTACAGTCCCAAGgttgccgcagcagcagcagctggcccCCAACAGGGGACGTCCATGTCCGGGCTGGTTGCCTCCCCCTTCTGTCCCATGACGCCTATGACCCCCGTGACCCCCGTGACCCCTGTGACTGAGAGGTCAGGAATCATCCCACAGTTACA GAACATCGTCTCCACAGTGAACCTGGGTTGTCCTCTGGACCTGAAGTTTATCGCTCTACAAGCCAGAAATGCAGAGTACAACCCAAAG CGATTTGCAGCAGTCATCATGAGGATCAGAGAACCTCGAACCACTGCGCTGATCTTCAGCTCCGGGAAGATGGTCTGCACAGGAGCCAAAAGTGAGGAGCAGTCACGTCTGGCAGCCAGGAAGTACGCTCGGGTGGTGCAGAAACTCGGTTTCTCTGCCCGCTTCCTGGACTTTAAGATCCAGAACATGGTGGCCAGCTGCGACGTCTGCTTCCCCATCAGACTGGAGGGACTAGTCCTGACACACCAACAGTTCAGCAGGTAG